From a region of the Salvelinus namaycush isolate Seneca chromosome 40, SaNama_1.0, whole genome shotgun sequence genome:
- the LOC120033563 gene encoding small ubiquitin-related modifier 3 encodes MSEEKPKEGVKTENDHINLKVAGQDGSVVQFKIKRHTPLSKLMKAYCERQGLSIRQIRFRFDGQPINETDTPSQLEMEDEDTIDVFQQQTGGLC; translated from the exons ATGTCGGAGGAGAAACCAAAG gaGGGCGTGAAGACTGAGAACGACCACATTAACTTAAAGGTAGCCGGTCAGGACGGCTCTGTGGTTCAGTTCAAAATCAAGAGACACACTCCGCTCAGCAAACTGATGAAGGCCTACTGCGAACGTCAG ggGCTCTCGATAAGGCAGATCAGGTTCAGGTTTGACGGACAGCCAATCAACGAGACAGACACACCTTCACAG CTGGAGATGGAGGATGAAGACACCATAGATGTTTTCCAACAGCAGACAGGCGGCCTCtgctaa